A single region of the Oculatellaceae cyanobacterium genome encodes:
- a CDS encoding phosphoribosyltransferase, translated as MPHLYVSWSEYHQKIEQLAAQIYQSQWQFDQIVCLARGGLRVGDILSRIYKQPLAILATASYGGSGGQERGNLKVSHSLTMTTDKLGSNVLLVDDLVDSGITLQETIKWLQDRYSADVEQVRTAVLWYKACSVIKPDYYVDYLRDNPWIHQPFERYEQVNPSELATVSRLTHF; from the coding sequence ATGCCACATCTGTATGTGTCTTGGTCAGAATACCACCAAAAAATTGAACAGTTAGCTGCTCAAATCTATCAGTCCCAGTGGCAGTTTGACCAAATTGTTTGCCTTGCTAGAGGCGGATTACGAGTTGGAGATATCTTATCTCGGATTTACAAACAGCCCTTAGCTATTTTAGCTACAGCATCTTACGGTGGCAGTGGTGGTCAAGAGCGGGGTAATTTAAAAGTTTCCCATAGCTTAACCATGACTACAGATAAATTAGGTAGCAATGTTCTGTTAGTTGATGACTTAGTTGATTCTGGTATTACTCTCCAAGAGACTATTAAGTGGCTTCAAGATCGTTACTCTGCTGATGTTGAGCAGGTTCGCACTGCTGTTTTGTGGTATAAAGCTTGTTCTGTAATCAAGCCAGATTACTATGTGGATTATTTACGAGATAATCCTTGGATTCATCAACCATTTGAACGCTATGAACAAGTCAATCCGTCTGAATTGGCAACAGTTTCAAGACTTACGCATTTTTAA
- a CDS encoding MFS transporter, which translates to MNNSASEHDFVTPESEKLSVSTKLAYGAGDLGSAITANILVFYLSFFLTDVAGMSAALAGSVRMVSGIWDAINDPIVGVLSDRTRSRWGRRYPWMIFGAVPLGIFFLLHWIVPPFLTNSSTGNNQWGLFWYYIIIGIFFNTAFTAVNLPYTALTPELTKDYNERTSLNSFRFAFSIGGSILSLILAQVIFSTIKDKSQQYLVLGGICALLCIVPSYICIWGTRKRIASVKLQNPEEDSSASLPYLEQLRIAFSNRAFLFVIGIYLCSWLAVQTTATIIPYFVVNWMGLKPQISAQVALGVQGTALLMLFPWTALSKRLGKKAVYFMGMSLWLIAQVGLFFLQPNQVGLMYVLAVLAGFGVSTAYLIPWSMIPDVIELDELNTGQRREGIFYGFMVLLQKIGLAIGLFLVGLALEAAKFIPGQQVQPESALFAIRLAIGPFPTVALIGGLILAYFYPLTREVHAEIMLKLHERRSQS; encoded by the coding sequence ATGAATAATTCTGCTTCTGAGCATGATTTTGTCACCCCTGAATCCGAAAAGCTGAGTGTGTCTACCAAGCTAGCTTATGGTGCAGGAGATTTGGGTTCGGCTATCACTGCTAATATCTTGGTATTTTATTTATCATTCTTCCTGACTGATGTTGCAGGAATGAGTGCGGCGTTGGCAGGTAGCGTGCGGATGGTAAGCGGGATTTGGGATGCAATTAACGATCCAATTGTAGGAGTATTGAGCGATCGCACTCGTTCTCGTTGGGGTCGTCGCTATCCTTGGATGATCTTTGGTGCAGTTCCCTTGGGAATTTTCTTCCTTTTACACTGGATAGTTCCCCCATTCTTAACTAACAGTAGCACTGGCAATAATCAATGGGGATTGTTTTGGTACTACATTATCATTGGTATTTTTTTCAACACGGCTTTTACTGCTGTTAACCTACCCTACACAGCCTTAACACCAGAACTAACCAAAGACTATAACGAACGTACTAGCCTTAATAGTTTCCGGTTTGCATTTTCAATTGGCGGCAGTATTTTATCTTTAATTTTGGCTCAAGTTATCTTTTCTACTATTAAAGATAAAAGTCAGCAATATTTAGTACTAGGAGGTATATGTGCGTTACTGTGTATAGTGCCTTCCTACATTTGTATTTGGGGTACACGTAAACGTATAGCTAGTGTCAAACTGCAAAATCCCGAAGAAGATAGTTCGGCCTCACTACCTTATTTAGAACAGCTACGGATTGCTTTTAGCAATCGAGCTTTTTTATTTGTGATTGGAATATATCTATGTTCCTGGTTAGCAGTCCAAACCACAGCTACAATCATTCCTTACTTTGTAGTTAACTGGATGGGTTTAAAACCCCAAATTTCGGCACAAGTAGCGCTGGGGGTTCAAGGAACCGCGCTATTAATGCTATTTCCCTGGACTGCTCTTAGTAAGCGATTAGGCAAAAAAGCCGTTTATTTTATGGGTATGAGTCTGTGGCTAATTGCTCAGGTAGGATTATTTTTCTTGCAACCAAATCAAGTTGGCTTGATGTATGTATTAGCTGTACTAGCAGGATTTGGCGTTTCTACTGCCTATCTAATTCCCTGGTCAATGATACCAGATGTAATTGAATTGGATGAACTCAACACTGGTCAGCGTCGGGAAGGCATTTTTTATGGATTTATGGTATTACTGCAAAAAATCGGTTTAGCAATAGGGCTGTTTTTAGTCGGATTAGCTTTAGAAGCGGCTAAATTTATTCCAGGTCAGCAAGTACAACCGGAGTCAGCGCTATTTGCGATCCGGCTTGCAATTGGGCCTTTTCCAACAGTGGCGTTAATTGGTGGACTCATTCTGGCATACTTTTATCCTCTTACCCGCGAAGTACACGCAGAAATTATGCTCAAACTGCACGAGAGGCGATCGCAATCTTGA
- a CDS encoding SDR family NAD(P)-dependent oxidoreductase, whose product MSELDNHALIAGVLVLGGFLAIFLLMRSRSQYNFNNKTVLITGGSRGLGLVMARQLARQGAKLAICARDAAELERARIDLVEQGADVLALPCDVTDKEQVEQMVQGVRDRFSQIDVLINNAGIIAVGPIDVMTLDDYDTAMKVHFWASLYTTLAVLPEMRQRREGRIVNISSIGGKISVPHLLPYSASKFALTGFSEGLRAEVAKDNIIVTTICPGLMRTGSPYNALMKGQHRAEFTWFSLSDSLPIISISAERAARQIIKACQQGKAEVVISLTAQLATKFHDLFPGLTSNLLGIVNKFLPEPGGIGTEAAKGIDSTSELTPSVLTSLTDQAAQQNNQFASKQ is encoded by the coding sequence ATGAGTGAACTAGATAATCATGCACTCATAGCTGGTGTGTTAGTTTTGGGTGGTTTCTTGGCTATCTTTTTATTAATGCGATCGCGTAGCCAATACAATTTCAATAATAAAACAGTCCTAATTACAGGTGGATCGCGTGGGCTAGGATTAGTCATGGCGCGACAGTTAGCACGTCAAGGCGCAAAGTTAGCAATTTGTGCGCGTGACGCAGCAGAATTAGAACGTGCGCGGATTGATTTAGTTGAACAAGGTGCAGATGTTCTGGCTCTACCCTGTGATGTCACAGATAAGGAACAAGTAGAACAGATGGTGCAAGGGGTGCGCGATCGCTTTAGCCAGATCGACGTACTCATTAATAATGCAGGAATTATTGCAGTTGGCCCAATAGATGTCATGACGCTGGATGACTACGATACAGCCATGAAAGTCCATTTTTGGGCATCTCTTTACACGACATTGGCAGTACTACCAGAAATGCGTCAACGGCGTGAGGGTCGGATTGTTAACATTTCTTCCATTGGCGGTAAAATCAGCGTTCCACATCTGTTGCCTTATAGTGCTAGTAAATTTGCCTTAACTGGATTCTCTGAAGGATTACGTGCAGAAGTAGCAAAAGACAATATTATTGTCACCACTATCTGCCCAGGATTGATGCGTACAGGTAGCCCCTACAACGCACTAATGAAAGGTCAACATCGTGCTGAATTTACCTGGTTTAGTCTCAGTGATTCTTTGCCGATTATTTCTATAAGTGCTGAACGCGCCGCACGTCAAATTATCAAAGCTTGCCAGCAAGGAAAAGCAGAAGTTGTAATTTCACTTACCGCACAACTAGCTACCAAGTTTCACGACTTATTCCCAGGACTAACATCAAATCTGCTGGGAATTGTCAATAAATTTTTACCGGAACCAGGTGGTATTGGTACTGAAGCCGCCAAAGGTATAGATAGTACATCGGAGTTAACACCGTCTGTATTGACCAGTTTGACTGATCAAGCTGCCCAGCAGAATAACCAGTTTGCATCAAAGCAATAA
- a CDS encoding alpha/beta fold hydrolase, with the protein MIVQEQRINLNGLSLRYFQTGSEGLPLVLFHGTGESALDWSWVLPKLGEKYRVYAPDFPGNGESAKPIRDYSVEFLTQFALDFINAIGIDRAVVAGNSLGGLIALKVALSRQAQTAGLVLIDSSGLGEAVNPLLSSLTLPVLGELGVAGCQTPVGATMRSRSRAALQFAHPDQIPVEWYAEQERLSQTFGFLQATLSTLRAQLNPIAQRTVMVDQLSQLQMPTLLIWGEDDLIFPKSQAEAAVKHLQQGDLKIIPDCGHIPHLEQPDLFVTAIDEFLSKIPQS; encoded by the coding sequence ATGATAGTTCAAGAACAGCGCATCAATTTAAACGGGCTTTCCCTTCGTTACTTTCAAACTGGAAGTGAAGGTTTACCGCTTGTTTTATTTCACGGAACGGGTGAGAGTGCTTTAGACTGGTCGTGGGTTTTACCGAAGTTAGGTGAAAAGTATCGCGTCTATGCACCCGATTTTCCTGGTAACGGTGAAAGTGCAAAACCAATTCGGGATTATTCCGTCGAATTTCTCACGCAGTTTGCACTTGATTTTATCAATGCGATCGGCATTGACCGTGCTGTAGTAGCAGGGAATTCGCTGGGTGGTTTGATTGCCTTAAAAGTTGCCCTCTCCCGTCAAGCACAAACTGCTGGCTTGGTGCTGATTGATAGCAGTGGACTGGGTGAAGCAGTTAATCCGCTGCTGTCTTCGTTGACCTTGCCTGTCCTTGGCGAACTTGGGGTTGCTGGATGCCAAACACCCGTTGGTGCAACTATGCGATCGCGATCGCGAGCAGCTTTGCAGTTTGCCCATCCTGATCAAATTCCCGTCGAGTGGTATGCCGAACAAGAACGTCTGTCACAAACTTTTGGCTTTTTGCAAGCTACATTGTCTACACTGCGCGCCCAACTCAATCCGATCGCACAGCGTACTGTGATGGTCGATCAACTTTCACAGTTACAAATGCCAACATTGCTGATCTGGGGTGAAGATGATTTAATCTTTCCAAAAAGTCAGGCTGAAGCGGCTGTTAAGCATTTACAGCAAGGAGATCTCAAGATCATCCCCGATTGTGGTCATATCCCTCATTTGGAACAGCCGGATCTCTTCGTCACAGCCATAGATGAATTTCTTAGCAAAATTCCCCAAAGTTAA
- a CDS encoding beta-ketoacyl-ACP reductase has product MKFLGLEDKVVLVTGGNRGIGAAIVHLLQQLGAKVAYTYRSEPNSESTALAIQADVTDKDAMETAVELVEQKFGSVYGVVANSGITRDNFFHKLTSEDWDAVIDTNLKGVYHTFLPVIPKLYEQGEGSLVSITSISGERGNLGQTNYSASKSALIGFTKSLAREAARYGVRVNAVSPGFIETEMVQAIPDKVKDRIVSEIPLRRFGKPEEIAWTVAFLLSPIASSYITGEVLRVNGAHHT; this is encoded by the coding sequence ATGAAATTTTTAGGACTAGAAGACAAAGTAGTTCTTGTTACAGGCGGAAATCGAGGCATCGGAGCGGCGATCGTTCACTTATTGCAACAATTGGGAGCTAAAGTTGCTTACACCTATCGCAGTGAACCTAATTCCGAAAGCACAGCATTAGCAATTCAAGCAGATGTCACAGACAAAGACGCAATGGAGACAGCCGTAGAACTGGTTGAGCAAAAATTCGGAAGTGTTTACGGAGTTGTTGCCAATTCAGGAATTACCCGCGATAACTTCTTTCATAAGCTAACTAGCGAAGATTGGGATGCGGTAATTGATACCAATTTAAAAGGGGTTTATCACACTTTCTTGCCTGTAATTCCTAAGCTGTATGAACAGGGTGAAGGCTCCCTTGTTTCGATCACATCTATCTCTGGTGAACGGGGAAATCTCGGTCAGACAAATTATTCAGCCTCTAAATCGGCTTTAATTGGCTTCACCAAATCCCTAGCCAGAGAAGCTGCCAGATATGGGGTTCGAGTCAATGCTGTTTCACCAGGATTCATTGAAACAGAGATGGTGCAGGCAATTCCTGATAAGGTCAAAGACCGGATTGTGTCTGAAATTCCATTGCGTCGCTTTGGTAAACCAGAAGAAATTGCCTGGACAGTAGCTTTCTTGCTTTCACCGATCGCCAGTAGTTATATCACGGGTGAGGTGTTGCGGGTGAATGGCGCTCATCATACTTGA
- the phaA gene encoding acetyl-CoA acetyltransferase PhaA, with translation MQEAYIVSAVRTPLGRFGGGLAGFSPVDLGAIAMQAALERASVPKEALDLYILGNVLRAGHGQSLPRQAAFKAGIPETVDGYAVDMVCSSGMMSVINAATAIRAGEAEIVLAGGMESMSQTGFFLSHRARWGYKTLLGSPEQVTDLLLYDGLTDATTAETMGTQAERLAAAYQVTRAELDEVALKSQQRAAIATDQGWFQSEIIPVEVTGKKGTQIIDRDEGIRDETTLESLAKLKPAFQEDGIFTAGNSSQISDGAAALVLASKSAVERYGLKPIARFISGAWIGGESWRFPEVPILAVNKLLDKLKLRIYDFDLFENNEAFALSSVLFHRKLGIPYEKLNVYGGAIALGHPIGASGARIIVTLLNALQQQNGKMGLAAVCHGTGGGTAIAVERL, from the coding sequence ATGCAAGAAGCCTATATTGTTTCGGCGGTGCGTACACCCCTCGGTCGGTTTGGAGGAGGGTTGGCAGGGTTTTCTCCGGTAGATTTAGGGGCGATCGCCATGCAAGCAGCCCTAGAGCGAGCAAGTGTGCCAAAAGAAGCTTTGGATTTATATATCCTGGGCAACGTACTAAGAGCGGGACACGGGCAGTCTTTGCCTCGCCAAGCAGCTTTTAAGGCTGGGATTCCAGAAACTGTGGATGGGTATGCTGTTGATATGGTTTGTTCATCAGGCATGATGAGCGTGATTAATGCCGCGACTGCCATTCGTGCTGGAGAGGCGGAGATTGTTTTAGCTGGCGGCATGGAATCCATGTCCCAGACGGGTTTCTTTTTGTCACACCGCGCCCGTTGGGGGTACAAAACGTTGCTGGGATCACCGGAACAAGTCACGGATCTTTTGCTCTATGACGGACTTACCGATGCCACAACTGCGGAAACGATGGGGACTCAGGCAGAGCGATTGGCAGCAGCTTATCAGGTGACACGGGCTGAACTGGATGAAGTTGCCCTGAAATCACAACAACGCGCTGCGATCGCCACTGATCAAGGCTGGTTTCAGTCGGAAATCATTCCAGTTGAAGTTACTGGTAAGAAAGGAACACAAATAATTGATCGAGATGAAGGCATTCGAGATGAAACCACCTTAGAAAGTCTCGCTAAACTCAAACCTGCCTTTCAAGAGGATGGCATATTTACCGCAGGCAACAGCAGTCAAATTTCTGATGGAGCGGCTGCTCTGGTTTTGGCAAGTAAATCGGCAGTGGAACGGTATGGACTTAAGCCGATAGCGCGGTTCATCAGTGGAGCATGGATCGGGGGAGAATCGTGGCGGTTTCCAGAAGTTCCGATTCTGGCAGTTAATAAACTGTTAGATAAACTCAAGCTGAGGATTTACGATTTTGACTTGTTCGAGAATAACGAAGCGTTTGCCCTGAGTAGCGTTTTGTTTCATCGCAAGTTGGGCATTCCTTACGAAAAATTAAATGTGTACGGAGGTGCGATCGCACTAGGGCATCCCATTGGCGCATCAGGCGCACGCATCATCGTCACCTTGTTGAACGCACTGCAACAGCAAAACGGAAAGATGGGTTTAGCGGCGGTTTGTCATGGCACAGGCGGTGGAACAGCGATCGCTGTAGAGCGGCTTTAA
- the phaC gene encoding class III poly(R)-hydroxyalkanoic acid synthase subunit PhaC has protein sequence MQSSFLNDLNSIEKLIKGSEIFGNWREEDIQVGVTPKEVIYQEDKLTLYRFTPQVEPSLNIPVLIVYALVNRPYIVDLQDDRSLVANLLKLGLDVYLIDWGSASRADRFLTLDDYINGYLNNCVDAVCDRLDVDQINLLGICQGGTFSLCYSAIYPQKVKTLITMITPVDFHIHENLLNLWSGSTLGTKAFDVDLAVDTLGNIPGDFLNFEFLMLKPFQLGIEKYVKLAEIADCEDKLLNFLRMEKWIFDSPDQAGEAYRQFMKDFYQDNKLIQGEIELGGQRVNLQNIRVPVLNIYAEHDHLVSPKSSMALQQYIGSEDYTVRSFATGHIGMYVSSKVQLDLPPAIANWLKARVQ, from the coding sequence GTGCAATCCTCATTTCTTAATGACTTGAATTCAATCGAAAAACTAATTAAGGGTTCTGAAATCTTTGGCAACTGGCGAGAGGAAGACATTCAGGTTGGGGTAACTCCTAAAGAAGTGATTTATCAAGAAGATAAGCTCACTCTGTATCGGTTCACGCCCCAGGTTGAGCCTTCGCTTAATATTCCTGTTCTGATCGTTTATGCGTTGGTAAATCGCCCTTATATTGTTGATTTGCAAGACGATCGCTCGCTAGTTGCTAATTTGCTAAAACTCGGTCTTGATGTTTATCTAATTGACTGGGGATCTGCAAGTAGAGCGGATCGCTTTTTGACTTTAGATGATTACATCAACGGTTATCTCAATAACTGCGTGGATGCGGTGTGCGATCGCTTGGACGTTGACCAAATCAACCTGTTAGGCATTTGTCAAGGCGGAACATTTAGCCTTTGCTACAGTGCTATTTATCCCCAGAAAGTCAAAACGTTGATTACAATGATCACTCCGGTTGACTTTCACATTCACGAAAATTTGTTAAATCTCTGGAGTGGAAGCACATTAGGGACAAAAGCGTTTGATGTAGATTTAGCAGTGGATACTTTGGGTAATATTCCAGGTGATTTTCTCAATTTTGAGTTTTTGATGCTCAAACCATTTCAACTAGGCATTGAAAAGTATGTCAAATTAGCAGAAATTGCTGATTGTGAAGACAAATTGTTGAACTTTCTGCGAATGGAAAAATGGATTTTTGACAGCCCCGATCAAGCTGGGGAGGCTTACCGCCAGTTTATGAAGGACTTTTATCAAGACAACAAATTGATTCAGGGAGAAATCGAATTAGGCGGTCAACGAGTTAATTTACAGAATATTCGCGTCCCTGTTCTCAACATTTATGCTGAACACGATCATCTTGTTTCACCTAAATCTTCAATGGCACTTCAGCAATACATTGGCAGTGAAGATTATACCGTGCGATCGTTTGCAACGGGGCATATTGGGATGTATGTTAGCAGCAAAGTGCAGCTAGATTTACCACCTGCGATCGCCAATTGGTTAAAAGCACGAGTTCAATAA
- a CDS encoding poly(R)-hydroxyalkanoic acid synthase subunit PhaE: MNQFWQSPNLGYTREFNHKLFQSLEAWFNLQQASFDYQLVLLEVWLKTVEEFLRVLLSMTENGETIQHWQQILQVWSQLFDRTFAQTFQSEHPLQVRGKFLNTTITFRKQQQQLLEVFLKWNDLPTRSEVDEIHRSIYELRKEMKSFKKEFAESYKA, translated from the coding sequence ATGAACCAATTTTGGCAAAGTCCTAACCTGGGATATACGCGCGAATTCAATCACAAACTTTTTCAAAGTTTAGAGGCATGGTTTAACTTACAACAGGCAAGTTTTGACTACCAGCTTGTACTTTTAGAAGTTTGGCTGAAAACTGTTGAGGAATTTCTGCGCGTGTTATTATCCATGACTGAAAACGGAGAAACGATTCAACATTGGCAGCAAATTTTACAAGTGTGGAGCCAACTTTTTGATCGCACTTTTGCCCAAACGTTTCAATCGGAACATCCGCTTCAGGTGCGAGGAAAGTTTTTAAATACAACTATAACTTTTAGAAAACAGCAACAACAATTGCTGGAAGTGTTTCTCAAGTGGAACGACTTACCCACTCGCAGTGAAGTAGATGAAATTCACCGCAGTATTTATGAGTTGCGTAAGGAGATGAAAAGTTTCAAGAAAGAATTTGCAGAATCTTATAAAGCTTGA
- a CDS encoding SDR family oxidoreductase, with translation MQLKPIQDQVVVVVGASSGIGRETALQFAKKQAKVVVSGRSEAKIASLVDEIRGFQGEVTAVIADVAEFDQVKAIADKAVEVYGRIDTWVHLPATAVFAMFEETKPEEFKRVIEVNLLGQVYGAMAALPYLKQQGRGALIHISSIEGIRSLPLQSSYGAAKHGIEGFLESLRVELLHEKLPISVTSIKPSVINTPFWDNAMTRLGVQPAGIPPYYDPRLVVDAILYTATNPTRDFFVGDSARVLDFLQKLSPSFVDALLVQIGFPFQKTDKPKSEHDSNNLYEPVLTDTRVDGDFRTMVIPSLLDWVDKNPALKWGAVTSVAFAFAVMQGMRGTSE, from the coding sequence ATGCAACTGAAGCCAATTCAGGATCAGGTCGTTGTGGTTGTTGGAGCGTCTAGCGGCATCGGGCGAGAGACCGCGCTGCAATTTGCCAAAAAGCAAGCCAAAGTGGTTGTCTCCGGTCGTAGTGAAGCGAAAATCGCATCGTTGGTGGATGAAATTCGCGGCTTTCAAGGCGAAGTGACTGCGGTAATTGCTGATGTTGCGGAATTTGATCAAGTCAAGGCGATCGCAGACAAAGCAGTAGAGGTGTACGGTCGCATTGATACATGGGTTCATTTGCCTGCTACGGCAGTCTTTGCCATGTTTGAGGAAACCAAACCCGAAGAGTTTAAGCGGGTGATTGAGGTCAACCTGTTAGGGCAAGTTTATGGTGCAATGGCAGCACTTCCTTACCTCAAGCAACAGGGACGGGGCGCGTTGATTCATATCTCCTCAATTGAGGGGATTAGATCCCTCCCACTCCAAAGTTCTTACGGTGCTGCAAAACATGGTATTGAGGGATTTTTAGAATCCCTGCGGGTTGAGTTGCTGCATGAAAAACTTCCGATCAGTGTCACCAGTATCAAACCTTCGGTGATTAATACACCCTTTTGGGACAACGCCATGACGCGGTTAGGCGTACAGCCAGCCGGAATACCACCTTATTATGATCCCAGGCTGGTTGTAGATGCAATTCTCTACACAGCAACCAATCCTACCCGTGATTTCTTTGTTGGTGATTCTGCTAGAGTGTTGGATTTCTTGCAAAAGCTTTCGCCTTCATTTGTTGATGCTCTATTAGTGCAAATTGGCTTTCCGTTTCAAAAAACTGACAAGCCCAAGTCTGAGCATGATTCAAACAATTTGTATGAACCTGTGTTAACGGATACCAGAGTAGATGGAGATTTCCGCACAATGGTTATCCCTAGTCTTTTAGACTGGGTGGATAAAAACCCTGCTTTAAAGTGGGGAGCCGTTACCAGTGTGGCATTCGCATTTGCAGTAATGCAAGGAATGAGAGGCACATCTGAATGA
- the ubiG gene encoding bifunctional 2-polyprenyl-6-hydroxyphenol methylase/3-demethylubiquinol 3-O-methyltransferase UbiG — translation MKNDLEFYDLNAECWWDENAKIYALNYLNQPRFSFFDRYVSQWEGLKVLDVGCGGGFSCEFMARRGAIVSGIDQSHKCIEKAQEHANNYLSIDYTYGFAENLPYKDHSFDAVICVDVLEHVADVNKVIAEIYRVLKFGGVFFFDTINKNFKSKVIMIWLLEYILRQIPCGIHDWQKFIKPEELVELMKKQGFVDFDIKGFNVLGDTISENIQAYLYYQKHKNFRITISDNTSIMYIGKAVKAEMPS, via the coding sequence ATGAAAAACGATTTAGAATTTTACGACTTAAATGCCGAGTGCTGGTGGGATGAGAACGCCAAAATTTATGCTCTCAATTATCTGAATCAGCCTCGATTTAGCTTCTTTGATCGTTATGTCAGCCAGTGGGAAGGACTGAAAGTTTTAGATGTCGGCTGTGGGGGAGGGTTTTCTTGTGAATTCATGGCAAGGCGGGGGGCAATTGTCTCTGGCATTGACCAATCTCACAAATGTATTGAAAAAGCTCAAGAACACGCAAATAATTATCTTTCAATTGATTATACTTATGGTTTTGCAGAAAATTTACCTTATAAAGACCATAGTTTTGACGCTGTAATTTGTGTTGATGTTCTAGAACACGTAGCAGATGTAAACAAGGTTATTGCGGAAATTTACCGAGTATTAAAATTTGGAGGAGTATTCTTTTTCGATACAATTAACAAAAATTTTAAATCTAAAGTTATTATGATTTGGCTTTTAGAATATATATTACGGCAAATACCTTGCGGCATTCACGATTGGCAAAAATTTATCAAACCTGAAGAACTGGTAGAACTTATGAAAAAACAGGGGTTTGTTGATTTTGATATCAAAGGGTTTAATGTTTTAGGAGACACTATATCCGAAAACATACAGGCTTATCTTTATTACCAAAAACACAAAAATTTCCGCATAACAATTAGCGATAATACTTCGATCATGTATATCGGGAAAGCAGTAAAAGCAGAAATGCCCAGCTAG